GGAGTACACCCGGTCATAAGCTGCGGTGTATTGCTGATAGATAGCGGCGCTGAAGGTCGGATACCGCATCAGGCTCACCACGCCGAAGTCTCCCAGGACATGCAGGGCAATCAACAGGGCCCCCGACAGCCACGCCGGCCGCAGGTAGGGCAGAGTCACCATCCGGAAGGTCTGTGTGGACGTCCGTCCCAGCAGCCGGGCCGCGTCTTCCAGAGCAGGGTCCTGGGCGCGCAGGGCAGCGTGCAGGTTGAGAAACAGGTAGGGAAAGGTAAACAGCGTCAGCACCCCCAGGGCGCCCCAGAAGCCACTGGGCCCGGGCCAGGCCAGACCCAGCAGGGTATCCAGGGCGCCACCCGGCCCACTCGCAGCGATCAGGGCGTAGGCTCCCACATAACCGGGAATAGCCAGCGGCAGCACACCCAGCAGCAACAGCACCGACCGGGGGCGGAAATCACTGCGGGCGCTCAGGAAAGCCAGGGGTAGCGCCACCAGTGTGGTGGTGACCAGCACGGCAGCCGTCAGCAGCACCGTGTTGCCAAGCAACTGCAGATTGCGCCAGCGAAAGACGATCTCACGCAGTTCGGTCCATTCGGCGCCCAGGGCCCGCAGGGCCAGATAGGACAGCGGCAGCAGGACGCCCAGCACGGTCAGCACGGCAGGCAGCAGCAGAGCCAGAGGGGGACGGCGATAAGTCATAGAAGGTACGGGCACCGGGGCCCGGAACCCTGGAAAGTTATCACAGCGAATTACTCAGGATTGAAGGGACAGATGCCATGAGAAAACCCCCGGAGAACCGGGGGCGACCAGAATGGAAAGGCGTCAGAGCAGGCCGGCATCACGCAGCAACTTCTGCGCTTTTTCGATGTTCTTGGGCAGCACGGTAGGATCGATGCGGGGGCTGCGCTTGACCACGTCGCTGTAGGGCAGCATGGTGGTGGGCTGCAGGGTCGAGGCGATCACCGGGTACTCGAAGTTCACGCTCAGGAAGAAGTTCTGGGCGTCCTTGCCAGTCAGGGTGGTCAGGAAGCGGTTGGCGTTCGAGCGGTTCTTGGCCGTCTTGAGCACCCCGGCGCCGGTCGCATTGCCCAGGTTGCCGATATCCCCATTTTTGAAGAAGTAGGTGTCGATAGGGTAGCTCAGGCGGTTGACACGCTGGATGTAGTAGTGGTTGGTCAGCGCCACGTCGATCTCGCCGGCACGCATGGCTTCGAGCATGCCCACATTGCTGGACTTGTAGTCCTTGGGTTGCAGGGCCTTCATGCCCTCGATCCACTGGCGGGTGGTGGCCTCGCCGTGCTTGGCGATCATGGCGGCCAGGAAATCCTGGAAGCTGGAGTAGCTGACCGTCCAGCCGATGCGGCCTTTCAGGCTGGTCATCTTGGGCAGGTCCAGCACGCTGTCCGGCAGCTGGTCAGGCTTGATCTTGCCGGTGTTGTACGCCAGTACCCGGAAGCGCACGGTGGTGGGCAGCCAGCTGCGGGTGTCGGGCAGGTAGTCGTCACTCACGGTGCGGGTCAGGGCGGTGCCGAGCTTGCTGAAGCGGCCCTCGGCAGCCAGTTCGCCCAGTGCACCCACACCGTTCCCCCAGTAGATATCGGCTGGGCTGCGGCTGCCTTCTTCGCGCAGGGCAGCAACCAGCTGAGCGTCGGTGCCGTAGCGGACATTAACCTTGATGCCAGTCTGGCGCTCGAACTGCTGAACGATAGGATCGACAAAAGTCTTGGCACGGCCTGTGTAGATGGTCAGCGAGCCCTTGGTCTGGGCCAAGGAGGTGCCTGCGAGAAGAAGAGCGGTCAGTGCGGTCACGGTCCGAATCATGCGGTAATCCTAAGTAAACCGCTCAGATTAATAAGGGTCAAACGTCCCCCGTGGATTTAGAACCATATGACCCGTCTTTCAGCGTTCCTCAAGCGCCAGGGTCACCAAGCGGGTCACCAGTTCGCTGTAGCCGATGCCAGCGGCCTCAAACAGCTTGGGATACATGCTGGTGGTAGTGAATCCTGGCATGGTGTTGACCTCGTTCAGGAACAGTTCGCCGGTCTCTTCCACGTAAAAGAAATCCACCCGGGCCAGACCCGCACAGTCCAGCGCCCGGAAGGCATGCAGGGCCATCTCGCGCACGCGCTCGCTCATCTCGCGCGGCATGCGGGCCGGGATATGCATCTGTGCACGTCCCTCGGTGTACTTGGTTTCGTAATCGTAGAACTCCGAGTCGAAGCTCAGTTCTCCTACCGGACTGGCCATGGGCGCATCGTTCCCCAGAATGCCGACCTCAACCTCGCGGGGCTTGTGCGAGGTCATGGCTTCCAGAATGACCCGGCGGTCCAGGCTGAAGGCCAGGTCCAGGGCGGCCTGCAGGTCGCGGGCGTGCGAAACCTTGCTGATCCCCACGCTGGAGCCCAGGTTGGCCGGCTTGACGAATAGGGGAAAGCCAAGTTCGGCCGCCCGCGCGGTCACGCCCTCTGGATGATCGCGCCACTCGCGGCGCAGGGCCAGACGCCACTCCACCTGCGCAATACCGGCAGATGCCAGGACCTGTTTGGTCATGACCTTGTCCATGCTGACGGCCGAGCCCAGCACACCACTGCCGACAAAGGGAATGCCCGCCAGGGTCAGCAGCCCCTGGATGGTGCCGTCCTCCCCCATCGGGCCGTGCAGCAAGGGAAAGACCGCGTCATAGCCCTCGGCGCTGGCCACCCGATGCAGTACCAGGTCCCCGCCCCCTGCGGCCTCACCGGTTTCCAGGGCCCGCTGGGTGCCGGTGGGGGGCAGCCAGCGACCCTGCTTGCTGATCACTACTGGGGTAACGTCGAACTGATCGCGGGGGAGCGCGGCCAGCACACTCCTGGCGCTCATGAGACTGACTTCGTGTTCACCGGACTGACCGCCCGCCAGCAGCAGGATGCGCTT
This DNA window, taken from Deinococcus malanensis, encodes the following:
- a CDS encoding extracellular solute-binding protein, yielding MIRTVTALTALLLAGTSLAQTKGSLTIYTGRAKTFVDPIVQQFERQTGIKVNVRYGTDAQLVAALREEGSRSPADIYWGNGVGALGELAAEGRFSKLGTALTRTVSDDYLPDTRSWLPTTVRFRVLAYNTGKIKPDQLPDSVLDLPKMTSLKGRIGWTVSYSSFQDFLAAMIAKHGEATTRQWIEGMKALQPKDYKSSNVGMLEAMRAGEIDVALTNHYYIQRVNRLSYPIDTYFFKNGDIGNLGNATGAGVLKTAKNRSNANRFLTTLTGKDAQNFFLSVNFEYPVIASTLQPTTMLPYSDVVKRSPRIDPTVLPKNIEKAQKLLRDAGLL
- a CDS encoding D-alanine--D-alanine ligase family protein, whose amino-acid sequence is MKKRILLLAGGQSGEHEVSLMSARSVLAALPRDQFDVTPVVISKQGRWLPPTGTQRALETGEAAGGGDLVLHRVASAEGYDAVFPLLHGPMGEDGTIQGLLTLAGIPFVGSGVLGSAVSMDKVMTKQVLASAGIAQVEWRLALRREWRDHPEGVTARAAELGFPLFVKPANLGSSVGISKVSHARDLQAALDLAFSLDRRVILEAMTSHKPREVEVGILGNDAPMASPVGELSFDSEFYDYETKYTEGRAQMHIPARMPREMSERVREMALHAFRALDCAGLARVDFFYVEETGELFLNEVNTMPGFTTTSMYPKLFEAAGIGYSELVTRLVTLALEER